In one Butyrivibrio proteoclasticus B316 genomic region, the following are encoded:
- a CDS encoding ATP-binding protein, giving the protein MNIDRAKEEVKNAIRAYLEKDEAGQYEIPIERQRPILLMGPPGIGKTAVMEQIAHELGINLVSYTITHHTRQSAIGLPMISEREFDGKKYSVTEYTMSEIIGAVYEQIEKSGIHEGILFLDEINCVSETLAPTMLQFLQYKTFGSHKLPEGFIIVTAGNPPQYNKSVRDFDIVTLDRVRQINIEEDFEAWKTYAYKAGVHGSILAYLEIKKDNFYKIQTNADGRSFVTARGWEDLSRVIKVHEKLGIEVDEDLTSSYLQNKDISRDFATYYELYRRYNELYKIPDILEGRFPEDKKAIREGSFDEKLSIIGLLTDKLMEEFKEYARQQAIQKELFEIIKEYAGKGTLSDEGKDYLAQKVSELEKELADNVDAGLISREDEKIKRLVIALLNECRDEILRQSSGAAIIADDEKAIAIAKAWFNQREADRQEKIKITDSHLTNSFEFLEETFGDSEALSGSQEMVIFLTELSKAYHSLKFVRETGNEAYYKYNKMLLLNDRKQELKELAEKLIL; this is encoded by the coding sequence ATGAATATTGACAGGGCAAAAGAAGAAGTCAAAAATGCGATAAGAGCTTATCTTGAAAAGGACGAGGCCGGGCAGTACGAGATACCGATTGAGAGACAGCGACCGATCCTGCTGATGGGGCCTCCCGGAATTGGAAAAACTGCTGTAATGGAGCAGATAGCACATGAACTGGGCATTAATTTGGTTTCGTACACTATCACGCATCATACCAGGCAGAGTGCGATCGGACTTCCGATGATCTCGGAAAGAGAATTTGACGGTAAAAAGTATTCTGTTACCGAATATACCATGAGCGAAATAATAGGCGCTGTATATGAACAGATTGAAAAATCCGGAATTCATGAGGGAATTCTTTTCCTTGATGAAATAAACTGTGTATCGGAAACTTTGGCGCCTACAATGCTACAGTTTTTGCAGTATAAGACTTTTGGAAGCCATAAACTTCCGGAAGGATTCATTATTGTTACAGCTGGTAACCCTCCACAGTACAATAAGTCAGTCAGGGACTTTGATATTGTTACTCTTGACAGAGTGAGACAGATCAATATCGAAGAGGACTTTGAGGCCTGGAAGACCTATGCTTACAAGGCCGGTGTACATGGCTCTATTTTGGCATATCTCGAAATTAAGAAAGATAATTTCTATAAGATCCAGACAAATGCTGATGGCAGAAGTTTTGTTACTGCCAGAGGCTGGGAAGATTTATCAAGAGTAATTAAGGTTCATGAGAAACTTGGAATAGAAGTGGATGAGGACCTTACTTCTTCATACCTTCAGAACAAGGATATTTCCAGAGATTTTGCTACCTATTATGAGCTATATCGCAGATACAATGAGCTTTATAAGATTCCTGATATTTTGGAAGGAAGATTTCCTGAGGATAAAAAGGCTATCAGAGAGGGCTCTTTTGATGAAAAACTCAGTATTATAGGACTTCTTACAGATAAACTTATGGAGGAGTTCAAGGAATACGCAAGGCAGCAGGCGATACAGAAGGAGCTGTTTGAAATTATCAAAGAGTATGCCGGGAAGGGAACTCTTTCTGATGAGGGAAAAGATTATCTTGCACAAAAAGTATCTGAGCTTGAAAAGGAACTTGCAGATAACGTGGATGCAGGCCTGATCAGCAGAGAAGATGAGAAGATAAAGAGACTGGTCATAGCTCTTTTAAATGAGTGCCGGGATGAAATACTAAGGCAGAGCTCTGGTGCTGCGATAATAGCAGATGATGAGAAAGCCATAGCTATAGCGAAAGCCTGGTTTAATCAAAGAGAAGCGGACAGGCAGGAAAAAATAAAGATTACCGATTCTCATCTTACAAACAGCTTTGAATTTTTGGAGGAAACATTTGGCGATAGTGAGGCCCTTTCGGGCAGCCAGGAAATGGTCATATTCTTGACAGAGCTGTCCAAAGCATATCACAGTCTTAAGTTTGTGAGAGAAACCGGAAATGAAGCCTATTATAAATATAACAAAATGCTTCTTTTAAATGACAGGAAGCAGGAACTTAAAGAACTGGCTGAGAAGCTGATCTTGTGA
- a CDS encoding vWA domain-containing protein, producing the protein MISNDNLSRRQQLDEAGKQVLNASRTELYIDMRFFGSALNSLGYEMDLSTTTVGTDAVNIRFNPSHVLRLFVEEPGKLNRTYLHMLLHCIFMHMYTSAEYQDERLFDICADIVVESILDGMDYQCIYRVSSDYRDRWYDLLDKEVKVLTVEKLYRYFSDEHKLDIFEIEKLEREFALDDHGFWSRLIDEPSDDTSDKKDDEDNKNPKEMPPLDDDYQNPAGKDKTNPKDDPKQPNGNSNNEDDDSHKFDSNDDNKNDDNGRKKTKYISPRRLQKIKDARKNWDKEGKRIQTEIETIGKEHSDRLGKLTWLLKIQNTTRTDYREFLNQFKVLREEGGVDLDSFDYGMYAFGLDTYGNMPLIEENEFREVKKIQELVIAIDTSASCKDSLVQRFLNETAAILLDRESFFQKIKICVIQCDNQVQRTDFIENSDEMNKYSSEIHVEGGYGTDFRPVFEYVEELKNQGKFENLKGLIYFTDGFGEYPDKPTTYDTAFVFASEEDYDDVKVPDWAMKLYI; encoded by the coding sequence ATGATAAGCAATGATAATTTGAGTAGGAGGCAGCAGCTTGACGAAGCGGGAAAGCAGGTTCTGAATGCTTCCAGAACTGAACTCTATATAGATATGCGTTTCTTTGGTTCAGCGCTTAATTCGCTTGGATATGAGATGGACCTTAGTACCACGACTGTTGGCACAGATGCAGTAAACATCAGGTTTAATCCGTCCCATGTTCTGAGACTTTTTGTGGAAGAACCGGGGAAACTTAACAGAACTTATCTTCATATGCTTCTTCATTGCATATTTATGCATATGTATACCTCGGCAGAGTATCAGGATGAAAGACTTTTTGATATCTGTGCTGATATAGTTGTTGAGTCAATCCTTGATGGAATGGACTATCAGTGCATCTACAGAGTTTCATCTGATTATCGCGACAGGTGGTATGACTTATTAGATAAAGAAGTTAAGGTTCTTACTGTGGAAAAACTCTACAGATATTTTTCTGATGAGCATAAACTGGACATCTTCGAGATTGAGAAATTAGAGAGGGAGTTTGCGCTTGATGATCACGGCTTTTGGTCGAGGCTGATTGATGAGCCAAGCGATGATACCTCTGATAAAAAAGATGACGAGGACAATAAAAATCCCAAAGAAATGCCACCACTTGATGATGATTATCAGAATCCTGCAGGGAAAGATAAGACAAATCCTAAGGATGATCCTAAGCAGCCTAACGGAAATAGTAATAACGAAGATGATGACAGTCATAAATTTGATAGTAATGATGATAATAAAAATGACGATAATGGCAGAAAGAAAACCAAATATATATCGCCCCGTCGTCTTCAGAAGATAAAAGATGCCCGGAAGAACTGGGATAAGGAAGGAAAGCGGATACAAACTGAAATTGAAACTATCGGAAAAGAGCACAGTGACAGGCTTGGCAAACTGACATGGCTTTTAAAAATTCAGAATACAACAAGGACGGATTACCGCGAGTTCTTAAATCAGTTCAAGGTACTTAGAGAAGAAGGCGGAGTTGATCTTGACAGTTTCGACTACGGAATGTATGCCTTCGGCCTTGATACCTACGGAAACATGCCGCTTATAGAAGAAAATGAATTCCGTGAAGTCAAAAAGATTCAGGAACTTGTAATAGCGATAGATACTTCAGCTTCCTGCAAAGACTCTTTGGTTCAGCGTTTTCTTAATGAAACGGCAGCGATTCTTTTGGACAGAGAGAGCTTTTTTCAAAAAATAAAAATCTGTGTGATCCAGTGTGACAATCAGGTGCAGAGAACAGATTTTATAGAAAATAGTGATGAAATGAATAAATATTCTTCCGAAATTCATGTTGAGGGAGGGTATGGAACGGACTTTAGACCTGTTTTTGAGTATGTGGAAGAACTTAAAAATCAGGGTAAGTTCGAAAATCTTAAGGGACTTATTTATTTTACGGATGGTTTTGGAGAGTATCCTGATAAACCGACCACTTATGACACCGCCTTTGTTTTTGCTAGTGAGGAGGATTATGATGATGTAAAAGTTCCTGATTGGGCCATGAAATTGTACATTTGA
- a CDS encoding alpha-amylase family protein: protein MSKNFVDNGPMLNAYPDSMGGKLSDIVSVLEKKEFEDVFQSFYILPSIFNTDLDRGFSVIDYGINRELADAKDLEALDKLGINLKLDFILNHASVLSPQFQDLVKNGEKSKYADFFINWNKFWEGCGEMTAEGYIQPDEKYIKDMFFRKPGLPILMVRMPDGKDVPYWNTFYQEVQYKRPDAQDLMDKIDIQYLAAQRLSARVCEGLDEGKKPAEIDFTGYEEYKDAVVDLLESGRRYLGQMDLNIKSDLVWEHYRNTLKALSGYGARIVRLDAFAYAPKEPGKKNFLNEPDTWDVLEKVQKLADEFNVSLLPEIHASYKEKIYETVANKGYMTYDFFLPGLLIYAIEHKNGEVLAKWAKEIQDKKIRVVNMLGCHDGIPLLDLKGILADEEIEEMIQTIVGRGGYVKDLHGAKNMYYQVNATYYSALGDDDKKMLFARAIQMFMPGKPQVWYLDLFAGKNDHEAVKRAGAGGHKEINRTNLSLEQIEAAMGKEVVQKQLELLRLRNTNPAFGFDSNLDIKTNGSVMTFTWTNGEHSISLDADFADYSYSIK, encoded by the coding sequence ATGAGTAAGAATTTTGTAGATAACGGACCAATGCTTAATGCCTACCCTGATAGCATGGGCGGTAAGCTCTCTGATATTGTTTCAGTTCTTGAAAAGAAAGAATTTGAGGATGTATTTCAGTCTTTTTACATCCTTCCGAGCATTTTCAACACTGATCTGGACAGAGGCTTTTCAGTTATTGACTATGGCATTAACAGAGAACTTGCTGATGCAAAGGATTTAGAGGCTCTTGATAAGCTTGGAATCAATTTAAAGCTTGATTTTATCCTAAATCATGCGTCAGTTCTTTCTCCACAGTTTCAGGATCTTGTTAAAAACGGTGAGAAATCCAAGTATGCTGATTTCTTTATCAACTGGAACAAATTCTGGGAAGGTTGCGGAGAGATGACAGCTGAGGGCTATATTCAGCCTGATGAGAAATATATCAAGGACATGTTCTTTAGAAAACCCGGGCTTCCAATTTTGATGGTAAGGATGCCTGATGGCAAGGATGTGCCTTATTGGAACACATTTTATCAGGAAGTTCAGTACAAGAGACCGGATGCTCAGGATCTTATGGACAAGATTGACATACAGTATCTGGCGGCTCAGAGACTTTCTGCAAGAGTCTGCGAGGGACTTGATGAGGGTAAGAAGCCGGCAGAAATTGATTTTACCGGTTATGAAGAATATAAAGATGCGGTTGTTGATCTTTTGGAATCAGGCAGACGCTATCTTGGACAGATGGATCTTAACATTAAGTCTGACCTGGTTTGGGAGCACTATAGAAATACACTTAAGGCTCTTTCAGGATACGGAGCAAGGATTGTCAGGCTTGATGCCTTTGCTTATGCACCTAAGGAACCAGGCAAGAAGAATTTCCTTAATGAACCTGATACCTGGGATGTACTTGAAAAGGTTCAGAAACTGGCTGATGAGTTTAATGTATCTCTTTTACCTGAGATTCATGCAAGCTACAAGGAGAAGATATATGAGACTGTAGCTAATAAGGGCTATATGACATATGATTTCTTCCTTCCGGGACTTCTGATCTATGCTATTGAGCATAAGAACGGAGAAGTGCTTGCTAAGTGGGCAAAAGAGATCCAGGATAAGAAAATCCGTGTTGTAAATATGCTTGGATGTCATGATGGTATTCCGCTTCTTGATCTGAAGGGAATCCTGGCAGATGAAGAGATTGAAGAAATGATCCAGACAATCGTTGGAAGAGGCGGATATGTCAAGGATCTTCACGGTGCCAAGAACATGTACTATCAGGTGAATGCAACCTATTACAGTGCGCTTGGCGATGATGATAAGAAGATGCTCTTTGCCAGAGCTATTCAGATGTTCATGCCAGGTAAACCACAGGTTTGGTATCTTGATCTTTTTGCAGGCAAGAACGACCATGAGGCTGTTAAGCGTGCAGGTGCCGGCGGTCATAAGGAGATTAACAGAACTAATCTATCTCTTGAACAGATCGAAGCAGCAATGGGTAAAGAGGTAGTTCAGAAACAGCTTGAACTTCTTAGACTTCGTAACACAAATCCTGCATTTGGATTTGATTCAAATCTTGATATCAAGACAAATGGAAGTGTTATGACATTTACCTGGACAAACGGTGAACATAGTATTTCACTTGATGCTGATTTTGCAGATTATTCATACAGTATTAAATAA